CACGTCCGTCCCGCCGACCTCCAGGAGGCCCGCGAGCAGTGCACGGGTCGGGAGCGCCCGGGGGGCCTCGCGGGCGGCTCCCCGGGCGAGGACGGTCTCGACGACGGGCAGGTCGGGTGCGCCGGCCGGTGCACGCTCCAGCAGTCGGGCGGCCGAGGTCGCGTGGGTCCGCAGCAGCCCGCCGGCCTGCCCGTCGGGCTCCGCCGCCAGTCCCACGAGCAGGTCCGCCACCGTGGCGTGCCGACCGTGGGCCTCGCCGGACTGGCGGGCGGCGGTGACCGCGACGAGCGCCTGGTCCGTCAGGCGGACCCGCGTCGGGGTGGTGCCGGCCATCCTCGCGAGCCTCCCTCGGCGGATCGACGCTGATTGACACTGCCGGGCGCCGAACCTACACTTCATGGACGGTGCGCCAAGGCGCGCCTTCGTGGTGTTCGCCATGATTCTCCCAATCTGTTCGTCAATTCGCGCTCATCACCTCGCGCGCGCCCATCCGAGCGACTTCCGCAGGAGCCAACTCATATGTACGCCGTGATCGCCACGGGTGGCAAGCAGTACCGGGTCCGCGTCGGGGACACCCTCGACGTCGAGAAGCTCGTGCCCGGTGACGACGGCACGGTCGACCTGCGGGCGGTCATGCTCGTGGACGACGACGGGGCCGTGACGGCCACACCGGACGCCCTGGCGGGCGCGACGGTCACGGCGAGCGTCGTGGACCAGCACCGCGACCCCAAGATCACCGTGTTCAAGTACAAGAACAAGACCCGCTACCGCCGCCGGGCCGGTCACCGCCAGCCCCGGACGCGCATCCGGGTCGACACCATCAGCGCGTAGGAGACTGAGGACATGGCGCACA
The sequence above is a segment of the Egibacteraceae bacterium genome. Coding sequences within it:
- the rplU gene encoding 50S ribosomal protein L21, giving the protein MYAVIATGGKQYRVRVGDTLDVEKLVPGDDGTVDLRAVMLVDDDGAVTATPDALAGATVTASVVDQHRDPKITVFKYKNKTRYRRRAGHRQPRTRIRVDTISA